One part of the Acinetobacter sp. XS-4 genome encodes these proteins:
- a CDS encoding alpha/beta fold hydrolase, with amino-acid sequence MKRLKSLVSEQSQIKHLSARLFHSKTLVLSQSTPYEVIGEFNQTRIRYYAATQKKFKEPLVFVAPLAINMAIYDLYPYRSLIKYFQNAGFDVYLVDWGNLKFKDRHLNFLSFIEDFIPKAIELIRTHAGTEQISLHGWSMAGIFVTLYAALNQPNHIKNLIVLGSPIDSYASGHIGKLYRTMNHLIGRNKKIQERIYSGLPKRLIHSPGILNSLGFKILDPKGWFDGHLQLLKNLDDLQFVQEHATLSSFLNNMIDYPGGINQDMLFNVWLQNPLKRGFIQLKDKKIELKNIDCSLLVGAGRSDQLVTADAASPLSQLTSSQDVTFTLIPGGHLGLMSSQASALEFWPKLAAWLTERSTQI; translated from the coding sequence ATGAAACGCTTAAAGTCCCTTGTCTCTGAACAAAGTCAAATCAAGCACCTTTCTGCCCGACTATTTCATTCAAAAACATTAGTACTATCCCAAAGCACCCCCTATGAAGTAATTGGCGAATTCAATCAAACCCGTATTCGCTATTACGCAGCAACACAAAAAAAGTTTAAAGAACCTTTAGTGTTTGTTGCGCCACTCGCAATTAATATGGCGATTTATGATTTATATCCTTATCGTTCTCTTATTAAATACTTTCAAAATGCGGGCTTCGATGTCTATTTGGTCGATTGGGGTAATTTAAAATTTAAAGATAGACACCTTAACTTTTTATCATTTATTGAAGATTTTATTCCTAAAGCGATTGAACTCATCCGAACACATGCAGGAACTGAGCAAATCTCGCTCCATGGATGGAGTATGGCTGGCATATTCGTTACTTTATATGCTGCTCTGAACCAACCCAACCATATTAAAAATTTAATTGTTCTGGGTAGTCCAATTGATAGTTATGCATCTGGCCATATTGGTAAGCTCTATCGGACAATGAACCATTTGATTGGTCGCAATAAGAAAATTCAGGAACGTATTTATTCTGGATTGCCAAAACGTCTGATCCACAGTCCCGGAATTTTAAATTCGTTAGGTTTCAAAATTCTCGATCCTAAAGGATGGTTTGATGGACATCTGCAATTGCTAAAAAATCTTGATGATTTGCAGTTTGTACAAGAGCATGCAACCTTGAGTAGTTTTTTAAATAACATGATTGATTATCCAGGTGGGATTAATCAGGACATGTTGTTTAATGTCTGGCTACAAAATCCATTAAAACGTGGCTTTATTCAGTTAAAAGATAAGAAAATCGAATTAAAAAATATAGATTGTTCCCTCTTAGTTGGCGCGGGTCGTAGTGATCAGTTGGTCACTGCTGACGCTGCTTCGCCATTAAGTCAATTGACAAGCAGTCAGGATGTCACGTTTACTCTCATCCCCGGTGGTCATTTAGGCCTAATGTCGAGCCAAGCAAGTGCTCTGGAGTTTTGGCCAAAACTGGCGGCATGGCTGACCGAACGTTCAACACAAATTTAA
- a CDS encoding YARHG domain-containing protein — MNKFMVAVFTGMVSIAGLSVQAATPEQECQKLQDDYNLIYASKGFCFKDPDAKEKYGNENCHTTKPKFSDKEQQRLDAIKERQKELKCK, encoded by the coding sequence ATGAATAAATTTATGGTTGCAGTCTTTACTGGCATGGTGAGCATTGCTGGTTTAAGCGTTCAAGCTGCAACGCCTGAGCAAGAATGTCAGAAATTGCAAGACGATTATAATTTGATTTATGCATCAAAAGGCTTTTGTTTTAAAGATCCTGATGCTAAAGAAAAATATGGTAATGAAAACTGTCATACGACAAAACCAAAGTTTTCTGACAAAGAGCAACAACGTCTTGATGCGATTAAAGAGCGTCAGAAAGAATTGAAATGTAAATAA
- a CDS encoding NAD(P)-dependent oxidoreductase, which translates to MSQSVAFIGLGAMGYRMAAHLPKHFDTVYVWNRNFEKAKQHAAEYGTKAVPLEQAAQADIIFSCLPTSSDVEALIKSIQIKSGAIWIDCTSGVPDSAHTLASLLKQLNVDFLDAPVSGQTIGAENATLTVMVGGDSSAFERALPALQAVGKLIKHVGESGAGFAVKAVNNMLLAVNLWSVAEGFSALKAHGVSLNEALECINASSGKSLVTETIFPQRVLSREFPVTFGLPLLAKDTGIALDLVHQAKLPAPLLSLTQSLIQAAHLTAEDNSDFSAAVKMYEAWTKITLE; encoded by the coding sequence ATGAGTCAATCTGTTGCATTTATTGGTTTGGGTGCAATGGGCTACCGTATGGCAGCGCATTTACCAAAACACTTCGATACTGTCTATGTATGGAATCGAAATTTCGAAAAAGCCAAACAACATGCAGCAGAATATGGCACAAAGGCTGTCCCATTAGAGCAAGCAGCACAAGCAGATATTATCTTTTCATGCTTACCAACAAGCTCAGATGTAGAAGCACTTATTAAGAGTATACAAATTAAATCTGGAGCAATCTGGATAGATTGTACAAGTGGGGTTCCTGACTCTGCCCACACATTAGCAAGCTTATTAAAACAGTTAAATGTTGATTTTCTGGACGCACCTGTAAGCGGTCAAACAATAGGAGCTGAAAATGCCACTTTGACTGTAATGGTAGGCGGTGATTCCTCAGCTTTTGAACGTGCATTGCCTGCTCTGCAAGCAGTAGGAAAGTTGATTAAACATGTCGGTGAGTCTGGTGCAGGGTTTGCAGTAAAAGCCGTTAATAATATGCTACTCGCGGTCAACCTTTGGTCTGTTGCAGAAGGTTTCAGTGCTTTAAAAGCGCATGGGGTAAGCTTAAACGAAGCTTTAGAGTGTATTAACGCTTCAAGTGGTAAAAGTCTGGTAACAGAGACTATATTCCCACAGCGTGTATTGAGTCGCGAATTCCCAGTAACTTTTGGCTTACCTCTTCTTGCTAAAGACACAGGAATTGCTTTGGATTTAGTCCATCAAGCTAAGCTTCCAGCCCCACTTTTGTCATTAACACAAAGTTTAATTCAAGCTGCTCATTTAACTGCTGAAGACAATAGTGATTTCTCTGCGGCAGTTAAAATGTATGAAGCATGGACAAAAATTACATTAGAGTAA